A stretch of DNA from Roseovarius faecimaris:
CTTAGCTCACCAATGCTGAGCGCGGGTATGGTGAAAAGGTATCACGCGAGCTTCCCAAGCTTAAGTTACGGGTTCGATTCCCGTTACCCGCTCCAGATATCCTCTCGATGATGCGAAAACAGCGTGCGCGCCGTGCGGATCCGCGTTTTGCCGGGTTGTCTGACGCCATGTTCCACGCTAAGAACAAAAAAAGAACAGGCGAACGGGCTTTGACGCGGGTTGCACTGCGCGGCCACAAGCGCTTGTATGTGCGAAAAGGGGATGGGCAAGATGCTGACATCTGTAGAGGTTTGCGCCGGTGCCGGTGGGCAGGCTCTCGGGTTGGAGAAGGCCGGGTTCGCCCATACCGCATTGGTGGAAATCGACAAGCATTGCTGCAACACGCTGCGCCATAACCGGCCCGGCTGGAACGTGCTTGAAGAGGATATGCGGGTCTTCAAGGAACGCGCCGCTGATTACAAGGGCATGGACCTTCTTGCGGGCGGATTGCCGTGCCCACCGTTTTCGGTCGCTGGCAAGCAACTGGGTGAGCAGGACGAGCGCAATCTGTTCAATGACGCCATCGACATTGTGGATGCGGCGCGGCCGCGCGCCGTGATGATCGAAAATGTGCGCGGCTTTCTGGATGCGGTGTTTCACGATTATCGCGAACGTCTGAAATCGCAGCTTGAGAAGCTGGGCTACAAGACCGATTGGCGGCTTCTGAACGCGTCTGATTATGGTGTTCCGCAACTGCGGCCACGGGTGGTGATCGTGGCGGTTCAGAAGGAACGGGCTGAGTTCTTCGACTGGCCCGAGCCCAACCCGCACAACCCGCCCACAGTGGGAGAAACCCTGCGGGACCTCATGGCCGCCCGTGGCTGGCGCGGGGCCGAGGACTGGGCGGCGAAAGCCGATGAGATCGCCCCGACCATTGTTGGCGGCTCCAAGAAACATGGCGGCCCCGACCTGGGTCCGACGCGCGCGCGCGCGGCCTGGGCGACGCTGGGCGTCGAAGGACGCACCATTGCGCCCGAGCCACCCGATGCCTTTCATCAGGGTATGCCGCGCCTGACCGTACCGATGGTGGCCCGCATCCAGGGCTTTCCGGATGAATGGCACTTCACCGGGGCCAAGACCAATGCCTATCGTCAGGTCGGCAATGCCTTCCCGCCCCCGGTGGCTCAAGCGGTGGCGGGGCAGATCGCCAAGACGCTGCGCAAGCGTGTTTTGCGCACGGTCAGGGCCTGAGCTTCCAACCGCGCCGGATCTGTGACAGGTTTTGGTGAAAGTCGAACTCCCTGAGCGGTAGGCGGTTGAAGCGGAACATACCAGACAGCATCGTTGTGGCGGGGCACCGGGATTATGACGTGCTGCATGCGATCGCGGGCGACATATTGCGGCGCGCGGGGGATCAGGCGGCACTGGCGGCCAGGGTCCCGGCCATGTTGCGGTGCTGCGTCGATGACGTGATCATGACGCCCAAGACCGGACGGCGCGCCTATGAGAAGCTGGAAAAGACCGAAAAGACCTATATCGGCACGCGGGTGGAGATCGAGCTGCGCGCGATGCTGAACCTCCCCCGGGGTCGGCTGGATACGGTCATCCTGGGGCATGATGTGGATATCAAACACACGATGGGCAGCAACTGGATGATCCCGACAGAAGCCGTGGGCCATCCCTGTATCCTCGTCGCCGCGGACGAGCCGCGCGCGGTTTGCTATCTCGGGCTAGTCGTCGCGCGGCCTGACTACCTGACCCATGGTCAGAACAAGGACGCGAAGAAATCGGTTTCTGCCGAAGGGTTTGCCAATATCTACTGGCTGCTGCGGGATCACCCCTATCCGCCGAATTTCTGGCGCACCATCCCGCCGGAGGCGGTCGAGAGTATCTTTGCGGGCAGATCGGGGAATGAACGGATGATGTCCCTGTTTCGCGAGGTGCAGCGCGTGCCGATCACCCGGGATGTCGTTGAAGCCGTCGCGCAGCAGCGGGATTTCATGCGGCGCATCCGCTCGGATAATGGCAGGGGAACACGCGATCATCTGGCGCGAGAGGGTATTCTGCTGCTCTCGGGGCAGTATGACGCGCCCTTGATCGCGTCGCTGGGTCTGGCGCGCTGTACAGGCAGTGAATTCATATCCTGCCGACCGGACTCGCAGAGTGAGGCGGATCTGGCGGCGCAGCACGGGATCGCAGTAGACTTGAGCCCGAACTGATCACAGGCGGCGTGACGCGCCCAAGGGCGCACGGGCGCGCAACTCAAGGAGCCGGAAAATGTGCGGACGTTTTGCCGCCGGAGACAAGACGCAGGCGGAAATGCTTGAGATTGTGCGGGGGTTTCTCGACATGGCCGTTGCGCTGGACCCGGATGCGCCCGAGCCGCGCGGCGGTTATCACATCCGGCCAACAAACCGGATCGCCCTTGTCACGCGGGCGGGCGAGGGGGCCATGCTTACCTCGGCCAACTGGCAGATCGCGCCGCCGGGCGGGCGGCCCCTGATCAATGCGCGGATCGAGAACAGCGGCTTCTGGCGCAAGGCATGGGAGGGCGGGCGCTGCATGATCCCGGCGCTTGGGTATTTCGAGTGGAGCGAAGTAGAGGGCAAGAAACAGCCGCATTTCATCACCGTCAGGCGCAACGCCCCGGTGATCTTCTTTGCCGGGTTCCGGTCGGAGGACGGGCAGGGCTGTGTGATCCTGACGCGCCCGCCTGCCGATCAGATCGCGCATATCCATAACCGTATGCCAGTGATCCTGTCGCCGGAGGAGGTGGGCGACTGGCTGAGCGGGACGATGAGCCGGGAGGCGGCGCAGGCGGGGCTGGGCACGGGCTGGGACGGGCGGTTCGACTATCACCGCGTCGCCCCTCTGACCAACGAGGCCGATGGCGAGGCGGTGATCGAGCCGTATGAGCCGCCGCAGGCCAGTTTCGATTTCTGAGGGGTTGAGGGCGTAGCGGCGATTGGATAGGCAGCGGGTATGAGTTTCACGGTCGCCATTGACGGGCCCGCGGCGGCGGGCAAGGGCACGATCTCGCGCGAGGTCGCGGCGCATTTCGGTTTTGCGCATCTCGATACGGGGCTTTTGTATCGTGCGACGGGGCGGCGGACGCTGGACGGAACGGACCCGGTCGAGGCGGCGCGGACATTGACGCCCGAGGATCTGGAGGCGGATGATCTGCGCACACCGGACGTGGCCCAGGCGGCCAGCCGGGTGGCGGCGGTCCCCGAGGTCCGGGCGGCGCTGGTGGATTTTCAGCGCGCCTTTGCGATGCGGGCGGGCGGGGCTGTGCTCGACGGGCGCGACATCGGCACGGTGATCTGCCCGGATGCACAGGTGAAGCTCTATGTGACGGCAAGCGACGATATCCGCGCCGACCGGCGGCATAAGGAGCTGACCGGCAAGGGCATGGAGATCAGCCTTGAACAGGTGCTGGAGGATCTGCGCCAGCGCGACGCCCGCGACAGCGCCCGCGAAGCGGCCCCGTTGAAGCCCGCCGAGGATGCGGTGCTGCTGGACACGTCCGAGATGAGCATTGACGAGGCCGTAGCGTCCGCGATCGCGACGATTGACTCGGTGCGCGGTCGGGGATGACAAGGTGGTGGGATGAAATCCCGCCCTAAGCAGCACGGGACTGCTGACACAACACTGCGGTGAGGTTTGGCCTTGATTCCCTGCGGGCGCGGGACTATACGGCCCCTGTCGACACGGCGGAGACCGTCGCAGAATAAAGAGAGTGAGCAGGGTCGGGACCACCGGCCCTCTTTGTTTTGTGACCCGTCTGACCAACGAAACCGTTCTGCCCTCAAATACAAAAGGGGTAGGGCATCAACCAAGACCGGCGGAGACAACCGCGCGGCCGGAAACAACGTTAAGTTAGGATAGAAACGCCACATGGCTCAGAACGCATCTATGGAGGAATTCGAAGCCCTCCTGAACGAAAGCTTCGAAATGGACACGCCCGAAGAAGGGTCTGTTGTCAAAGGCAAAGTCATCGCAATCGAAGCGGGCCAAGCCATCATCGACGTCGGCTACAAAATGGAAGGCCGTGTCGAACTCAAAGAATTCGCAAATCCCGGTGAAGCCCCCGAAATCGCTGTTGGCGATGAGGTCGAGGTCTATCTGCGCGCGGCCGAGAATGCCCGCGGTGAGGCTGTCATCAGCCGCGAAATGGCCCGCCGCGAGGAAGCCTGGGATCGTCTGGAAAAAGCCTATGCCGACGACCAGCGCGTCGAAGGCGCCATCTTTGGCCGCGTCAAGGGCGGGTTCACCGTCGATCTGGGCGGTGCCGTGGCCTTCCTGCCCGGCTCTCAGGTCGATGTGCGCCCCGTGCGCGATGCCGGCCCGCTGATGGGTCTCAAGCAGCCCTTCCAGATCCTGAAAATGGATCGTCGCCGGGGCAACATCGTGGTGTCGCGCCGTGCGATCCTCGAAGAAAGCCGCGCCGAGCAGCGCGCCGAGGTGATCGGCAAGCTGGCCGAAGGCGACAGCGTCGATGGCGTGGTCAAGAACATCACCGAATACGGGGCCTTTGTGGACCTGGGCGGTGTCGATGGCCTGCTGCACGTGACCGACATGGCCTGGCGCCGGGTGAACCACCCGTCGGAAATCCTGTCGATTGGCGAAACCGTCAAGGTGCAGGTCATCAAGATCAACAAGGAAACCCACCGCATCAGCCTGGGCATGAAGCAGCTGCAGGACGATCCGTGGGATCTGGTGGCCGCCAAGTATCCGCTGGAAAGCACTCATACCGGCCGCGTGACCAACATCACCGATTACGGTGCGTTTGTTGAGCTGGAGCCCGGTGTCGAGGGTCTCGTTCACGTCTCGGAAATGTCCTGGACCAAGAAGAACGTGCATCCCGGCAAGATCGTTTCCACCTCGCAAGAGGTTGAAGTCATGGTGCTGGAAATCGATAGCGCCAAGCGCCGTGTCAGCCTTGGTCTCAAGCAGACCATGCGCAACCCGTGGGAAGTCTTCGCCGAAACCCATCCCGAGGGGACGGAAGTCGAAGGCGAGGTCAAGAACATCACCGAATTCGGTCTGTTCATCGGCCTCGACGGCGAAATCGACGGCATGGTGCACCTCAGCGACATCTCTTGGGACGAGCGCGGCGAAGATGCCATCCAGAACTACAAGAAGGGCGACATCGTTCAGGCGGTCGTCTCGGAAGTGGACGTGGAAAAAGAGCGCATCTCGCTGTCGATCAAGGCCCTGGGTGGCGACAAGTTCGCCGAAGCCGTTGGCGGCGTGAAACGCGGCTCGATCATCACGGTTGAGGTCACCTCGATCGAGGATGGCGGCATTGAGGTGGAATATGAAGGCATGAAATCCTTCATCCGCCGGTCTGACCTGTCGCGTGACCGTTCCGAGCAACGCCCCGAGCGCTTCTCGGTCGGTGACAAGGTCGATGTGCGCGTGACCAACGTGGACAGCAAGACCCGTCGTCTGGGCCTCTCGATCAAGGCGCGCGAAATCGCCGAAGAGAAAGAAGCCGTGGAACAGTACGGCTCGTCCGACAGCGGCGCGTCGCTGGGCGATATCCTTGGTGCCGCGCTGAAAGGCGACGGCGACAAGTAAGCCAAGGCCAGGATTTTGGTCTGAGAAAGCCCCGTGCATTTGCGCGGGGCTTTCTGTTTGCGGGGTCCGCTGTGTCCGGTATCGCTTTCGGGCGGCCGAAGTGTTGTTTGTGTGCCAACGATTTCCTCTGCCCGAATCAACTTCGGCCCCGGTTGAGCAGAGATACGCCTGTGGCCGAATTGCGCTTGGATCAGAGGCGTTTTCGGCGCAATATTCCTCACGCTACACAAGAAATTCATGAAAATCATGACGTTCAGAGTGCCGAGACTGTTTTGTTTTTTGTGTTTCTATTTATAGTCGTATGCAAAAGCGCAAGCGCTGCAAGCACGGCGCGGGGGAGAAACCACATATGATCCGATCGGAACTGATCCAGAAAGTCGCCGATGACAATCCGCACCTGTCCTACCGTGATGTAGAGCGGATCGTGAACACCATTTTCAATGAGATCACCGAGGCCATGGCCCAGGGTAACCGCGTGGAACTGCGCGGTTTCGGGGCGTTTTCGGTGAAGAAGCGCGATGCGCGCACGGGGCGCAATCCGCGGACGGGTGAATCCGTCCATGTGGAAGAAAAGCACGTCCCGTTCTTCAAGACCGGCAAGCTGCTCCGGGACCGTCTGAACGGAAAGTAGGATATGCGTTACATTCGCTATGCTTCCATCGCCATTTTTGCCGTGGCGTTGATTCTTGTGTCCTTGGCCAACCGCGAGATGGTGTCGGTCAAGGTGTGGCCGGATGAGCTGGCGGGTATGGCGGCGACGAACCCCAGCTTCGAGCTGCCGCTTTTCATCGTGATCTTCGGCGGCATTCTGGCCGGATTGATCATCGGCTTTGTCTGGGAGTGGATCCGCGAGGCGGGTGAACGGGCCGAGGCCGCGCGGCAGGCCCGCGAGATGCAGCGCCTGCGCGCCGAAATCACCCGGCTGAAGGGCGAAAAGCACGAGGGCAAGGACGAGGTTCTGGCGCTTCTGGAGCAAGCCAGCTAAACCCGGCCCATGGCACAGGATATTCGCGTCAAGATTTGCGGGCTGACCACGCCCGAACAGGTGGTGGCCGCCGCCGAGGCGGGCGCGGCCTATATCGGGCTGAATTTCTTTGCCCGTTCGCCGCGCTATGTGACGCCCGATCTGGCGCGGGATCTGGCGCTCGCGGCCCCGCCGGGGGTGGCCAAGGTGGCGCTGAGTGTGGATGCCGATGACGCGCTTCTGGATGAGATCACCGGCACGGTGCCGCTTGATATGTTGCAGTTGCACGGGTCGGAAACGGTGGAGCGGGTCGAGGAGGTCAAGGCCCGCTATGGCCTGCCGGTGATGAAGGTGGTGGGCGTTGCCGATGCCGCCGACCTTGCGCAGATTGCCGAATTTGAGGCGGTGGCCGATCAGATCCTCGTGGATGCCAAGCCGCCCAAGGGCGCGGACCGCCCCGGCGGCAATGCGCTGGCCTTTGACTGGGCGCTGATTGCCGGACGGGAGTGGGCGAAGCCCTGGATGCTGGCGGGCGGTCTGGTGCCCGGCAATGTCGCGGAGGCGATTGCGCACACCGGGGCGCGGCAGGTCGACGTGGCCTCGGGCGTGGAAAGCGCGCCGGGGGTCAAGGATCAGGGCCTGATGCGCGCCTTTGTCGAGGCGGCCCGGTGCGGGTGAAGTTTCGCGCGGCCCGCCGCGAGGATGTGGCGGCGATTGTTGCCCTGTTTTCCGATGATATTCTTGGACATGCGCGCGAAAACAATGCGGAGCTCGCGCCCTATCTCGAAGCCTTCGAGGCCATCGCGCAGGAGTCGCATAACGAGGTGATTGTCGGTGAAGACGTGCAGGGAACGATCATTGCCACCTATCAGCTCACATTCATCTCGGGTCTTTCGCTCGGGGCGTCGCGCCGGGCGCAGATCGAAGGCGTGCGCGTGGCGCGTGAGATGCGCGGCGAGGGCATTGGTGCAGCGATGCTTCGCGACGCCGAAGACCGGGCGCGTGCGGCAGGGTGCAGCCTGGTGCAGCTGACCATGAACAGCGCACGCGACGAGGCCCGCCGGTTCTACGAACGCGAAGGCTTCGTTGCGTCTCATGTGGGCTTCAAGAAACCGCTCGATTGACAGCGGGGCCTTCCGGGCCGCAGATTTGCAGGACAGCCAAAGGGAGGGCCGCTTGGATGGAAACGGAAGACCTCAATGATGTCTACGGCGCGAAGACGCCGGAGGAATCGCGCGCCGTTTATGACAAGTGGTCAGCGAGCTATGACGCGGACACGATTGCGAACGGATACCGGCTGCCGTTTCTGGCAGCGGGGATGCTGGCCAGTTTCCTTGGGCGTAGCCACGGGCCGATCCTCGATGCGGGCTGCGGCACGGGATTGGTGGGCGAGAGCCTGATGCTGATGGGCTATCACCACATCACCGGTTGCGATTTGTCGCCCGAGATGGTCGCGCGCGCCGAAAAGACCGGCGCCTATGCCGGGTTCGAGCTGGCGGATATGGGGGCGGGCCTGCCCTTTGTTGATGACCATTTCGCGGGCTTCGTCTGTGTCGGCTCTTTCGGGCCGGGCCATGCGCCGCCCTCGACGCTGACCCATCTGGCGCGGGTGTTGCGACCCGGCGGTGTGGGCGTCTTCAACCTGCTGGAGGCGACCTATGAGGAGCAGGGCTTTCCGCCAGTGATGGAGGCGCTGGAGGGAACATCCTGGGAGGTGGTCCATACCTCGCCCCCCTTCCTGCCCTTCCTTCTGTCCGAACCTGATCTGTGGTCTCGCGCCTATGTGGTGCGCGCCCTCTGAGCACGGCTCTGGCCAAGACGCGCGTTTTCGCTACACTCGAGCTATTCATTTTTGAAGGAGTGATAGATGCGTAAGGCGTTTGCATTGGCCGCGGTGGCGGCGATGAGCTTGCCCGGCGTGGCGAAGGCCGATGGGTTCAAGGCGACGGATAACTGCCTGCAGGTGCTGCAGGGCATCACCGATGTGGACCGGGTTCTGCTGGGGGCCTGGATCATGGGGTATCTCGACAACACCAACAATCAGGCCAGCCTGGTGCGGATGGACAATGCCATGACCGTGCTCAGCAACCTGGGGCAGGTCTGTGCCAAGAACCCGCAGGCGACGATCCTCGATGTGGTGCAGGCGAACCAGAAAAACACCGCCGACACGCCCGGCACGAAGGCCCATGCCGAGGCGTTCCTGCGTCAGTTTCTTGTGCCCTATGCCAACCGCGTGGCGCTGACCGGGATGCTGCGCCCGACCGAGGCCGAGATCCGCGCGGTCTATGCCGAGCCGTTGGCAGGCAAGCTGGTGGCGATGTATAACGAGATGTATCAGCCGGGTGTCTCCATCGGTCCCAAACAGGACCAGACCGAGGTCATCCTGTGGCGGGGCACGACAGGCAGCCTGCGGGACGGTGCCCCGGTGCTGAAGGACTTTCCCGGTGGCTATGGGGATGTGCGCCCCTATTTGCAGGGCAATTACCCGATTGTGCGCTTCAAGTTCGTCGAGCCGGGGAAAACGATGGGCATGGCCTTTGACGGGCTGATCTTCATCAATGACCGCTGGGTGCTGATGCCGAAACCCTGGCGTGCGCTGGGCAACTGACGCCGCTTTTCGCTGGAAAATACTGTCGGCGTCCCATATTCATCCGCAGGACCCAAAGGATAGGCGATGTGCGATGAATGATCTCTTCAACTCCTTCATGACCGGCCCCGACGAGAAGGGGCGGTTTGGCAAGTTTGGCGGGCGGTTTGTCTCCGAAACGCTGATGCCGCTCATCCTGGAACTGGAAGAGCAGTACGAACATGCCAAGACCGACCAGAGCTTCTGGGATGAGATGAATCACCTGTGGACCCATTACGTGGGCCGTCCCTCGCCGCTTTATTTTGCCGAAGGGCTGACCGAGCATCTGGGCGGGGCCAAGATTTATCTCAAGCGCGATGAGCTGAACCATACCGGCGCGCACAAGATCAACAACGTGCTGGGGCAGATCCTGCTGGCGCGGCGCATGGGCAAGACCCGGATCATCGCCGAGACCGGCGCGGGCCAGCATGGCGTGGCCACGGCGACGGTCTGTGCCAAGTTCGGCCTGAAATGCGTGGTCTATATGGGCGCGCATGACGTCGAGCGGCAAAAGCCCAATGTCTTCCGCATGCGCCTGCTGGGCGCCGAGGTGGTGCCGGTGACCTCTGGCCGGGGCACGCTCAAGGACGCGATGAACGACGCGCTGCGCGACTGGGTGACCAATGTGCGCGACACGTTTTATTGTATCGGCACCGTGGCGGGCCCGCATCCCTATCCGGCGATGGTGCGCGATTTCCAAAGCATCATCGGCAAGGAAGCCAAGGAACAGATGATGGCCGCTGAGGGCCGTCTGCCCGATACGATCATCGCCGCGATCGGTGGCGGCTCGAACGCGATGGGGCTGTTTTATCCCTTCCTTGATGACAAGGACGTGCGGATCATCGGCGTGGAGGCCGGCGGCAAGGGCGTGAACGAGAAGATGGAGCATTGCGCCTCACTGACCGGCGGACGCCCGGGCGTGCTGCATGGCAACCGGACCTATCTGTTGCAGGATGACGACGGGCAGATCCTCGAAGGCTATTCGATCTCGGCTGGCCTGGATTATCCCGGCATTGGCCCCGAACATAGCTGGCTGCACGACACCGGCCGCGCCGAATATGTGTCGATCACCGACCGCGAGGCGCTGGAGGCGTTCCAGCTCAGCTGTGAGAAAGAGGGGATCATCCCCGCGCTGGAGCCCTGTCACGCGCTCGCGCATGTGATGAAGATCGCGCCGGAACTGCCCGCCGATCACATCATCTGCATGAACATGTGTGGGCGTGGGGATAAGGACATCTTCACCGTGGCACGGCATCTGGGCTTCGGGATGGACGAGGCAGATTGACCCTCAGCCCATAAACCTGGGTTTAAATCAGGGGGTCGATGCAGATGCAGCGGCCCCTTTGTCTTGCAAGGCCGCCTGAAATTATTGTTTGTTATCAAGGGTTGCCCGTCAGTTTTGGTTTATGAGCCCGAAAATAAGCCACATGCCAATAGAGAGAGTTGCCTTCCTCCCCTCTGATCGATCCCAGCATTCGGCACGGGCTGGTGCGATATCGGTAAAGATGGAAAGGGACCTCGATGAAAAAGATATTATGGCTTTCGGGCATCGCCGCGCTGATGGGGCATGCCGCCCCCGCCGCACTGCTGACCGACATGATGCCGCAAGCGCCAGAGCGCGTGGTGCTGGCGTCGTCGCATTCGGACCATGAAAATGGCGGGCATTCTCACAGCTCGGATGATGACGGAACCCCTGATCAGGGATCGGGTGATGTCGGCGCTGATGGCAGCCCCGACGACAACAGCCCCGACGACAACAGCCCCGATGACAACAGCCCCGATGACGACGGGCCTGACGATCACGGGCATGACGACGATGACGGCCCGGACGATCACGGGGAAGATGACGGCCCGGACGATCACGGAGACGACGATGGCCCGGACGATCATGGCCATGACAACAGTGGTCCCAGCGGGAACAGCGGTTCCGGAAGCAACAGCGGATCGGGTGGCAATAGCGGATCGGGCGGCAACAGCGGCTCGGGCGGCAATAGCGGCTCCGGTGGCGACGACGGCGGTAACAGCGGTTCGGGTGGCGATGATGGCGGCTCAGGCGGCGATGATGGCGGCTCGGGTGGTAACAGCGGCTCTGGCGGCGGCGATGATGGCGGCTCCGGCGGCGACGATGGTGGCTCGGGTGGCAACAGTGGCTCCGGTGGGTCCGGCGGCTCCGGCGGGTCCGGAGGTTCGGGCGGCGATGATGGCGGCGGCGGTGACGACTGACACCGCTCACCGCAGATTGAGGCAGGAGGCAGGTCCGGAACGCTGGCGTTCCGGACTTGCCGCAGTTATTCAGGACAGATGAGACGCAGCCTTGTCATACTTGCCCTAGTGTTTGCTCTGCCATGCGGCGGGGCGCTGGCGGAGTCTTTCGAGCAGCAGGTTATCCGGCAGCTCCGCAACCAGGGGTATTCGAAGATTGAGTCGACACGGACCCTTCTTGGCCGGGTGAAGATCACGTCGCGCAAGGGCAAGATCCGCCGTGAAACCGTCCTCAATCCCCGGACGGGTGCGATTCTGCACGATCTCGCCGTGCGCGGATCGGGGCAGGCGAATGGCATCGGCATCTTTGGAACGCGCATCTGGTCGCCTTCTGGCCAACGTGGTGATGATAACGACCGCGATGATGATGACCGCGATGACCGGGACGATGATGATCGCGAAGATCGTGATGATCGCGACCGCGACGACAATAGTGGCCGTGGAAGTGGCGACGACAGTGGTGGCGACGATAGCGGCGGTGACGATAGCGGCGGCAACAGCGGTCCGGGCGGCGATGACGGCGGCGATGACGGCGGTAACAGCGGTTCGGGTGGGAACAGCGGTTCGGGCGGATCGGGTGGCTCCGGTGGATCGGGCGGCGGTGACGATTGATGCGTGGGTCTGCGGCGAGTGACAGGCCAGATGTGAATGGCGGTTCCAGGTGAACGGCCGGGTCACCGTCATAATGCTGATTGCCTTCCAGGCGATTTGCGCGGTGTTCTTCCTGTTCAACATCCTGTCGTCCTGGCTGAACCTCCCTGTGGTTCTGTCGAACTGGCAGGTCATAGAAATCATCGAGATTTGCGCGGCGCTCGGCCTGCTGGTGGGGGTCGGTGTCACGGCGCGGCTTCTGGTGCTCTCAATCCGGGCGCGGCGGGTGGCAGAGGACAACCTGCGGCTTGCCTCGGGGGCCTTCATGACCGTGCTGAACGAGCGGTTTGATGATTGGGGCCTCACCCCGGCTGAGCGCGACGTGGCCTTGTTCACGGTCAAGGGGGCGACGCTGTCCGATATCGCGGTGATGCGCAACACCTCCGAAGGCACCGTCAAGGCGCAGAGCACGGCCATCTACCGCAAGGCCGGTGTCAACAGCCGGGCGCAGTTGCTCAGCCTGTTCATTGACGACCTGATGGGAGACGCCCTGCCAGGGGTGGTCGATGCGGTGGAGCCACTCGACAAGGCCGGGTGAAATTATTACGCGATCATGGGGATGAGGGGGCGTTTCAGTGCCGTTTTGCTGCGGCCGCTTTTTCATTTATTGCGCAAGGGCGCAATAATGTTGCGCAAAGATCACGAGCATTTTGAGCAGGTAATAAACCATATAGGCCGACTCGGCGTGTTAGCGGTATCACCTGCTTCCCGATCACGCGGATCGGACCCTAGCGGAAGGCGCTCTTGTGCTTCCTCCGGTGCGGGCGGCGCTGCCAGCCCCGTATGCCAGGGCCGTGATGTGCGGGGATGCTTGTAGCTCAGGTGGAAGAGCAACAGATTCAGGGTCTGTGGGTCGAGGGTTCGAGTCCCTCCATAGCAACGCAATGTAGCTCAGTTGGATAGAGCGAACGACTGCTAATCGTTTTGGCGCAGGTTCGAATCCTGCCTTTGCACGGGTAAAGGCGCGTGAGCGTCTGGGGTTCGACTCCCCAAAGCCGCTTAACACGGCTCCAAATCCAGGGGTCCGGGGTTGCCTCAGCAGGGGCAGGCCCGCGTCCGACCCACCTTCGGGAGGAGAGGACAACGCCCTGCCGCTGCTCTGGTCCTGCGCCGGAGCGGGGGATGACGGTTTCGCCGTGTTCCGGCCCGCGAGGCCGCCTGTAAGGGCGGATGAGCGCGCCGGGGCACCGCGCCCCTCTCGCCCCTTTCCCGTGCCGGATCATGGCGCGGGGCGGCCTCGGGCCTCACTTCACTGCCTTTGGGGACAAGGGCATTCACACCTGCCAGCCATGATGGCTGCAACCCGTAAATGACACGAGAAAGGAGCTCGCCTTGCGACGACGACGATAGGACGAGACGAAAAGGAGACGAAAGATGACACATGTACTGACACGACTGATCGACCGGCTGACCGGGCATACCCGCGTCACCGTGATGGAAACCGAGCGCCTGCTGGTGCTGGAACGCGGGCGGATCGCGACGATCCTGAGCGCGGGTGAGCACCGGCTGAAGCGGAAGGACACCGTCACGGAACGCCACGATCTGAACCGTCTCCGTTTCACCACGCCCTATGAGGCGGCTCTGTTTCGGGAGCGGCCCGATCTGGCTGAGGCCCACCTGACCGAAGTTCGGGCAGGTGAGGACGAGGTCCTGATCGTCCGGCGCGACGGGCGACTGCATGGCGTTGTCCTGGCCGGGGATCGCGAGGTTCTGTGGACCGATGCGGGGCCCTGGGCGGTCGAACGGCTCACCCTGACGGACACGCTGGCAGTCGAGCGCAAGCTCGGAAAGGCGCTGGTCCGGGCCGGGCTGGGTCATGTCCTGACCATCTG
This window harbors:
- a CDS encoding class I SAM-dependent DNA methyltransferase — protein: METEDLNDVYGAKTPEESRAVYDKWSASYDADTIANGYRLPFLAAGMLASFLGRSHGPILDAGCGTGLVGESLMLMGYHHITGCDLSPEMVARAEKTGAYAGFELADMGAGLPFVDDHFAGFVCVGSFGPGHAPPSTLTHLARVLRPGGVGVFNLLEATYEEQGFPPVMEALEGTSWEVVHTSPPFLPFLLSEPDLWSRAYVVRAL
- a CDS encoding helix-turn-helix transcriptional regulator codes for the protein MFFLFNILSSWLNLPVVLSNWQVIEIIEICAALGLLVGVGVTARLLVLSIRARRVAEDNLRLASGAFMTVLNERFDDWGLTPAERDVALFTVKGATLSDIAVMRNTSEGTVKAQSTAIYRKAGVNSRAQLLSLFIDDLMGDALPGVVDAVEPLDKAG
- a CDS encoding GNAT family N-acetyltransferase, whose amino-acid sequence is MRVKFRAARREDVAAIVALFSDDILGHARENNAELAPYLEAFEAIAQESHNEVIVGEDVQGTIIATYQLTFISGLSLGASRRAQIEGVRVAREMRGEGIGAAMLRDAEDRARAAGCSLVQLTMNSARDEARRFYEREGFVASHVGFKKPLD
- the trpB gene encoding tryptophan synthase subunit beta, whose protein sequence is MNDLFNSFMTGPDEKGRFGKFGGRFVSETLMPLILELEEQYEHAKTDQSFWDEMNHLWTHYVGRPSPLYFAEGLTEHLGGAKIYLKRDELNHTGAHKINNVLGQILLARRMGKTRIIAETGAGQHGVATATVCAKFGLKCVVYMGAHDVERQKPNVFRMRLLGAEVVPVTSGRGTLKDAMNDALRDWVTNVRDTFYCIGTVAGPHPYPAMVRDFQSIIGKEAKEQMMAAEGRLPDTIIAAIGGGSNAMGLFYPFLDDKDVRIIGVEAGGKGVNEKMEHCASLTGGRPGVLHGNRTYLLQDDDGQILEGYSISAGLDYPGIGPEHSWLHDTGRAEYVSITDREALEAFQLSCEKEGIIPALEPCHALAHVMKIAPELPADHIICMNMCGRGDKDIFTVARHLGFGMDEAD
- a CDS encoding phosphoribosylanthranilate isomerase, with translation MAQDIRVKICGLTTPEQVVAAAEAGAAYIGLNFFARSPRYVTPDLARDLALAAPPGVAKVALSVDADDALLDEITGTVPLDMLQLHGSETVERVEEVKARYGLPVMKVVGVADAADLAQIAEFEAVADQILVDAKPPKGADRPGGNALAFDWALIAGREWAKPWMLAGGLVPGNVAEAIAHTGARQVDVASGVESAPGVKDQGLMRAFVEAARCG